GCTGCCGATCATCGACGGCTTCGCCGCCCGGCTCCCGCAGGCGGGGATCGCGGTCCTGCTCGCCACCGGCGGAGTGGTGTCGGTCGAGCCCGACGCGCCGGTCCGGCTCTCGGCGAGCGGCGGCTTCGACCCCGCCGGCGACGCCGGCTCGCTCTTCACCACCACCCTCGGCACCGGCGCCCAGGCGTTCTGGCAGAACGGCTTCACCGGACGCGGCGTGGACGTCGCCCTCATCGACTCCGGGGTGGCCGCCGTCGACGGCCTCTCGGTGCCGGGAAAGGTGGTCAACGGACCCGACCTCACCCTGGACGCGTTCTCGCCGGCGCTGCGGTCCGTCGACGGCTTCGGCCACGGCACCCACATGGCCGGGATCATCGCCGGGCGCGACACCGCCGCGGTGCCCGGCGCCTACGCGGGCGACAGCGCCGACTTCGTCGGCATGGCCCCCGACGCGCGGCTGGTGAACGTCAAGGTCGCCGACGCCCAGGGCAACAGCGACGTCTCCCAGGTGATCGCGGGCATCGGATGGGTGGTCGACCATCGCACCGCCAACGGGCTCAACATCCGTGTCCTCAACCTCTCCTTCGGAACCAACAGCAGCCAGCCGTACACCCTCGACCCGCTCGCCGCCGCCGCCGAGATGGCCTGGCGCCGGGGACTGGTCGTGGTCGCCTCGGCCGGGAACTTCGGGAACGCCAGCAACGGGCTGGCGGATCCCGCCACCGACCCCTACGTCATCGCCGCCGGAGCGGTCGACACCATGGGCACGCCGGCCACCACGGACGACGCCGTCGCCGCCTTCTCCAGCGCCGGCACCGCGGCCCGCACCCCCGACCTGGTCGCCCCCGGGACCCACATCGCCAGCCTGCGCGACCCGGGCTCGAGCCTCGACGTGCTCCACGGCGCCACCGCCACGGTGGGTGGCCGCTTCTTCCGCGGCAGCGGCACCTCCCAGGCGGCGGCGGTGGTCTCGGGGGCGGCCGCGCTGGTCCTCTCGCAGCGGCCGTCGGCCACCCCCGACCAGGTGAAGGCGCTCCTCACCGGTGGCGCATCTCCGCTGCCCGGGACCAGCGCCCTGCTCCAGGGGGCGGGCCGGCTCCGGCTCCAGCCCCTGCTCACCGCGCCCACCCCCGACACCCACCAGAGCTGGCCGGTGTCGACCGGGAGCGGCTCGCTCGAGCTGTCCCGCGGCTCCGGACCCGGCGGCCTCGATGCCGCCCTCGCCGCCCTGGTGGCCGCCCTCGGCGGCGGCTGGTCGGGTGGCGGCTGGTCGGGCGGCGGCTGGTCGGGCGGCGGCTGGTCGGGCGGCGGCTGGTCGGGCGGCGGCTGGTCGGGCGGCGGCTGGTCGGGTGGCGGCTGGTCGGGCGGCGGCTGGTCGGGCGGCGGCTGGTCGGGCGGCGGCTGGTCCACCGACTTCTGGGCCTGAGAGTGAGGTCGCCGGCACGATGACAGCGGAGCGCGACCTGGGGGGCCGCCGTGCCCAGGCGCCGGTCTGGGCGCTGACCGCGGCCATCCTCGCCGGCGTCGCCGTCCTCCAGGTCATCGAGACCCGCCACCTGCGCGGAGTCGACGCGCCGGTGCACATCCCCTGGTACCTTCTCGCCGGGCTCTTCGTCGTCGCCGAATGGTGGCGGATCTGCCTGTACTTCCGGAGCAGCGCCCACTCCTTCTCGCTGAGCGAGATGCCGCTGGTGCTGGGGCTCTTCCTCGCCGACCCGTCGGACCTGGTGCTCGCCCGGGTGCTCGGCGCGCTCGTCGCCATGGGGCTGCTGCGCCGCCAGCCCCCGCTCAAGCTGCTGTTCAACCTCGGGCTCTTCGCGCTCGAGACCGAGGTGGCCGCGATCGCGGTCGGCCACCTGGTCCACCGCGGAGGTGCGCTCGGCCCGGGTGCGGGGGCGGCGGTGCTGCTCGTGGTGGCCGCCGTCTCACTGCTCGGGGTCGGCCTGATCATGCTCGCCGTCACCCTGTCGGAGGGACGGCCGCCGCGGCGGACGATGCTCCAGGGGCTGCTCTTCCAGCTCCTCGCCGGGGTGACCAACGCCAGCCTGGCGCTGCTCGCCGTCTTCGTGCTCTGGCGCGACGGCCACGAGCTCTGGCTGCTGCTGGCGCCGGTCGGCACCCTGGTCGCCGGCTACGCCGCGTACGGCGCCGAGCGGCAGCGACACGAGCGGATGCAGCATCTCTACGAGTCGAGCGAGCTGCTCCAGCGCACCCCCACCGACGGCGCGGCAACCTCCGCGCTGCTCGCCCAGCTGTGCCGGGTCTTCCAGGCCGAGGTCGCCGAGGTGACCCTGCTCCCGCCCCCGGGTGGCGGCGCCGCCCTCCGCTCGATGCTGCGGCGCGACGCCTTCGTCGAGAGCGACCGGCGTGTCGACATCGGCCTGCTCGACGAGCTGGTGCACTTCGCGGTCGAGGAGCAGCGCGGGGTCCGGCTCGGTGGCCGGGAGGGAACGCTCCTGCCCGCGGTGCTGAGCAGCCGCCACCTCAAGGACGCGATGTTCATCGCCCTGCGCAGCGAGAGCCGGATCATCGGCACCATGCTGGTGGGCAACCGGCTCGGCGACCTCAACACCTTCAACGCCGAGGACCTCACCCTCTTCGAGACCCTCGCGGTGCAGGCCAGCGTCGCCTTCGAGAACGGCAGGCTCGAGGACCGGCTCAAGCACCAGGCGTTCCACGATCCCCTCACCAACCTTCCCAACCGGGCGCTGTTCAGCGACCGCCTGGCCCACGCCCTGACCCGGCGGAGGGCGGTGGGCGGCCCTGGCGTCGCCGTCCTCTTCGTCGACCTCGACGACTTCAAGCTGGTCAACGACGAGCTCGGCCACTCCGCCGGCGACCAGCTGCTGCGCGCCGCCGGCGACCGCCTGGTGGCGGTGCTGCGTCCCTTCGACACCACCGCCCGGCTCGGCGGCGACGAGTTCGCGGTGCTGGTCGAGGACGTCGCCGGCCCCGCCGAGGCCGCCCGCGTCGCCGAGCGGATCGTCGAGACCCTGCGCGAGCCCTTCGTCCTCCAGGGTCGCGAGCTGGCGATGCACGCGAGCATCGGCGTGGCCCTCGCCGGTGAGGAGGAGGTGGACGGCGAGGAGCTGCTGCGCCGCGCCGACCTCGCCATGTACCGGGTCAAGCAGCGAGGCAAGGGGGCGTTCGAGGTCTACCAGGCGAGCATGCAGGAGGTGTTGGTGCGGCGCCTCGAGCTGCGCACCGACCTGGAGCGCGCCGTCCAGCGTGGCGAGCTGTTCCTCCAGTACCAGCCCATCGTCCGCCTCGATGACGCCCGCATGGTGGGCGTCGAGGCGCTGGTGCGCTGGCAGCACCCGCTGCGCGGCGCCATGCCGCCCAACGACTTCATCCCTCTCGCGGAGGAGACGGGGCTGATCGTGGGGCTGGGGATCCACGTCCTCGAGATCGCCTGCCGCCAGGCCCGCGCCTGGCATGTGGACCACCCCGAGCACGGCGACCTGGGGATGAGCGTGAACCTGTCTCCCCGCCAGCTGCAGGACGAGGGATTCGTCCGCCAGGTGGCCCGGGTGCTCGCCGAGACCGGGCTCGACCCCCGGCTCCTCACCCTGGAGATCACCGAGAGCGT
The window above is part of the Candidatus Dormiibacterota bacterium genome. Proteins encoded here:
- a CDS encoding S8 family serine peptidase codes for the protein MIATGGARGTRDGGSWGRGRARAAAAGLGLMVAFAAGTTVLASAASSATGPLEPVIVRVQPGSGLGAAEQAVRDLGGRVGLPLPIIDGFAARLPQAGIAVLLATGGVVSVEPDAPVRLSASGGFDPAGDAGSLFTTTLGTGAQAFWQNGFTGRGVDVALIDSGVAAVDGLSVPGKVVNGPDLTLDAFSPALRSVDGFGHGTHMAGIIAGRDTAAVPGAYAGDSADFVGMAPDARLVNVKVADAQGNSDVSQVIAGIGWVVDHRTANGLNIRVLNLSFGTNSSQPYTLDPLAAAAEMAWRRGLVVVASAGNFGNASNGLADPATDPYVIAAGAVDTMGTPATTDDAVAAFSSAGTAARTPDLVAPGTHIASLRDPGSSLDVLHGATATVGGRFFRGSGTSQAAAVVSGAAALVLSQRPSATPDQVKALLTGGASPLPGTSALLQGAGRLRLQPLLTAPTPDTHQSWPVSTGSGSLELSRGSGPGGLDAALAALVAALGGGWSGGGWSGGGWSGGGWSGGGWSGGGWSGGGWSGGGWSGGGWSGGGWSGGGWSTDFWA
- a CDS encoding EAL domain-containing protein gives rise to the protein MTAERDLGGRRAQAPVWALTAAILAGVAVLQVIETRHLRGVDAPVHIPWYLLAGLFVVAEWWRICLYFRSSAHSFSLSEMPLVLGLFLADPSDLVLARVLGALVAMGLLRRQPPLKLLFNLGLFALETEVAAIAVGHLVHRGGALGPGAGAAVLLVVAAVSLLGVGLIMLAVTLSEGRPPRRTMLQGLLFQLLAGVTNASLALLAVFVLWRDGHELWLLLAPVGTLVAGYAAYGAERQRHERMQHLYESSELLQRTPTDGAATSALLAQLCRVFQAEVAEVTLLPPPGGGAALRSMLRRDAFVESDRRVDIGLLDELVHFAVEEQRGVRLGGREGTLLPAVLSSRHLKDAMFIALRSESRIIGTMLVGNRLGDLNTFNAEDLTLFETLAVQASVAFENGRLEDRLKHQAFHDPLTNLPNRALFSDRLAHALTRRRAVGGPGVAVLFVDLDDFKLVNDELGHSAGDQLLRAAGDRLVAVLRPFDTTARLGGDEFAVLVEDVAGPAEAARVAERIVETLREPFVLQGRELAMHASIGVALAGEEEVDGEELLRRADLAMYRVKQRGKGAFEVYQASMQEVLVRRLELRTDLERAVQRGELFLQYQPIVRLDDARMVGVEALVRWQHPLRGAMPPNDFIPLAEETGLIVGLGIHVLEIACRQARAWHVDHPEHGDLGMSVNLSPRQLQDEGFVRQVARVLAETGLDPRLLTLEITESVMVDGGAPSGRLNELKALGVRLSIDDFGTGYSSLSALQHLPVDSLKIAKPFVDGIAEDPQKRAFAQAIVRLGRTLKLDLIAEGVERREQRDHLLDLGCHMAQGYYFARPMDVAAMEELLRAGARRECAAAAR